One window of Mixophyes fleayi isolate aMixFle1 chromosome 3, aMixFle1.hap1, whole genome shotgun sequence genomic DNA carries:
- the LOC142142663 gene encoding apolipoprotein L3-like, whose protein sequence is MEAKSEELLQSECKSEELIQSECKSEELLQSECKPEELLQSECKPEELLQSIMTSIEEFTVTWTSLMDIIEKCIAELLGIADEIDTFHKGATIASVTGSTFGIAGGVATIAGLALAPFTLGLSMVVSGVGIGVAVAGGVTGAAASIADTVNIKNKCQRADEIVAEFNRNLTIIQDMSNKIESKLEDLRSVLANEQIIQQAGRIGGRGAFVAVELSRLIHLGKVSAAATQGAQLLAHGARVARAVSGVFAAVFIVVDAAFVVKGATDLQEGAKTEAAAEIRKIAHELQETFESLKEQDKTLYMEYASFLKAK, encoded by the exons GAATGTAAATCTGAAGAGCTGATTCAATCG GAATGTAAATCTGAAGAGCTGCTTCAATCG GAATGTAAACCTGAAGAGCTGCTGCAATCG GAATGTAAACCTGAAGAGCTGCTGCAATCG ATCATGACATCTATTGAAGAGTTTACAGTCACATGGACATCTTTGATGGACATTATTGAAAAATGCATTGCAGAATTGCTCGGTATCGCTGATGAAATAGACACTTTCCATAAAGGAGCCACCATTGCCAGCGTCACAGGAAGTACATTTGGAATAGCAGGAGGAGTCGCTACCATTGCAGGCCTGGCCTTAGCCCCATTTACACTTGGGTTGTctatggtggtcagtggtgttgGCATTGGCGTGGCTGTGGCTGGAGGGGTGACAGGTGCAGCAGCTTCTATAGCTGATactgtaaatattaaaaataaatgccaAAGAGCAGACGAGATTGTTGCAGAGTTTAATAGAAATTTGACTATAATTCAAGATATGTCTAATAAAATTGAAAGTAAACTTGAAGATCTTAGATCTGTGCTGGCTAACGAACAAATAATCCAACAAGCTGGTAGAATTGGGGGGAGAGGTGCATTTGTGGCAGTAGAGTTAAGTAGATTGATTCATTTGGGCAAAGTATCTGCAGCTGCAACTCAAGGGGCCCAGTTATTAGCTCATGGGGCTCGGGTAGCCAGAGCTGTTTCAGGAGTTTTTGCTGCAGTGTTCATAGTGGTTGATGCTGCTTTTGTGGTGAAGGGAGCGACAGATCTGCAAGAAGGTGCTAAAACGGAGGCAGCTGCTGAGATAAGAAAAATTGCCCACGAGCTACAAGAAACATTTGAGAGCCTGAAAGAGCAAGATAAAACGTTGTATATGGAATATGCCAGCTTCTTAAAAGCAAAATGA